A stretch of Dyella sp. BiH032 DNA encodes these proteins:
- a CDS encoding DUF6159 family protein, with protein MAGKFARSWNLMKASAAVLRSDKSLMMFPLLSGFCCLLVAASFLIPIAIVAVGAEHEGRQGLPLAGYIGLFAFYLVQYFVIIFFNTALAGAALQRLRGETTSFAGGLAVARSRIGAIFGYALIAATVGLFLRALQERLGFVGRLVAGLLGLAWTVATFLVVPVLASEDIGPTDAVKRSVELLKRTWGENLIGNAGLGVVFGLLTFVAALIAVALVVGAASTESTALIVAAVAVVVVVLSLLGLVQASLQGIYAAALYQYAEEGKVGAGFDQAMLEQAFRPKS; from the coding sequence ATGGCGGGCAAATTCGCACGCAGTTGGAATTTGATGAAGGCGAGCGCGGCCGTGCTGCGCTCCGACAAGTCGTTGATGATGTTCCCGTTGCTGTCGGGCTTCTGCTGCCTGCTGGTGGCGGCGAGCTTCCTGATCCCGATCGCGATCGTCGCAGTGGGCGCGGAACACGAAGGCCGCCAGGGTTTGCCTCTGGCGGGCTACATCGGGTTGTTCGCGTTCTACCTCGTGCAGTACTTCGTGATCATCTTCTTCAATACGGCACTGGCCGGCGCGGCTCTGCAGCGCCTGCGCGGCGAGACGACGAGCTTCGCCGGCGGCCTCGCGGTGGCGCGTTCGCGCATCGGCGCGATCTTCGGTTATGCACTGATCGCCGCCACGGTAGGCCTGTTTCTGCGCGCATTGCAGGAGCGCCTGGGTTTCGTCGGGCGCCTGGTTGCCGGCCTGCTCGGCCTGGCCTGGACGGTGGCCACGTTCCTGGTGGTGCCGGTGCTGGCCAGCGAAGACATCGGTCCGACGGATGCGGTCAAGCGCAGCGTGGAACTGCTCAAGCGCACCTGGGGCGAGAACCTGATCGGCAACGCCGGCCTCGGCGTCGTATTCGGCCTGCTCACGTTCGTCGCTGCGCTGATCGCGGTCGCACTGGTCGTGGGTGCCGCGAGCACCGAGTCCACGGCGCTGATCGTCGCGGCCGTGGCGGTGGTGGTTGTCGTCCTGAGTCTGCTGGGCCTGGTGCAGGCGTCTCTGCAGGGCATCTACGCGGCGGCGCTGTATCAGTACGCCGAGGAGGGCAAGGTTGGCGCGGGCTTCGATCAGGCGATGCTGGAACAAGCATTCCGGCCCAAGTCGTGA
- the folK gene encoding 2-amino-4-hydroxy-6-hydroxymethyldihydropteridine diphosphokinase: MARAYLSLGSNVEPRRHLRAALQELQQRFGELAVSPAYRSRSVGFDGPDFVNLAVGLETELSPEALNAWLHALEDRHGRRRDVPRYSDRTLDVDIVLYDDLVRQGEGHLEIPRKELKHAFVLRPIADIAPDLPHPVDGRTMAALWAAFPADSEPLTPEPL; encoded by the coding sequence ATGGCACGCGCCTATCTGAGCCTGGGTTCCAACGTCGAACCCCGACGCCATCTGCGCGCCGCGCTGCAGGAGTTGCAGCAGCGCTTCGGCGAACTCGCGGTATCGCCGGCTTACCGCAGCCGATCGGTGGGTTTCGACGGGCCGGACTTCGTCAACCTCGCGGTGGGTCTGGAAACCGAGCTGTCGCCGGAAGCGCTCAATGCATGGCTGCACGCGCTTGAAGACCGGCATGGCCGCCGGCGCGACGTCCCGCGTTATTCGGATCGCACGCTGGACGTGGACATCGTGCTGTACGACGACCTGGTGCGGCAGGGCGAGGGTCATCTCGAGATTCCCCGCAAGGAACTGAAGCATGCCTTCGTGCTCCGCCCGATCGCTGACATCGCGCCAGACCTGCCGCACCCGGTCGATGGCCGCACCATGGCGGCGCTGTGGGCTGCCTTTCCCGCCGACAGCGAGCCGCTGACGCCCGAGCCGCTCTGA
- the folB gene encoding dihydroneopterin aldolase — translation MDIVFIEDLRIDAVIGIYDWERRVRQTLSFDIEMAFDNTKPAATDDIADTLNYKDVSKRLIDYVEASNFGLVETLAEHCAAIIRQEFGVGWVRLKLSKPGAVRGSRAVGVRIERGRRPSSD, via the coding sequence ATGGACATCGTTTTCATCGAAGACCTGCGCATCGACGCCGTGATCGGCATCTACGATTGGGAGCGCCGCGTGCGGCAGACGCTCTCGTTCGACATCGAAATGGCGTTCGACAACACGAAGCCCGCGGCGACCGACGACATCGCCGACACGCTCAACTACAAGGACGTATCCAAGCGCCTGATCGACTATGTCGAAGCGTCCAACTTCGGCCTGGTAGAGACGCTTGCGGAACACTGTGCGGCGATCATCCGCCAGGAATTCGGCGTCGGCTGGGTGCGGCTGAAGCTCTCCAAGCCCGGCGCCGTCCGTGGCTCGCGTGCGGTTGGCGTGCGCATCGAGCGCGGCCGCAGGCCGTCGTCGGACTGA